The following coding sequences lie in one Paraburkholderia largidicola genomic window:
- the tssE gene encoding type VI secretion system baseplate subunit TssE gives MKRFEPSFFDKLFDDEPHLPAPAAMRQLSLEELKSNVARDVEAILNTRIALTEADLAALPECQRSVLTYGLNDFSGLSLASHYDRMFICKSIQQAIGRHEPRLQQVAVTLELNEQSTNALYFAIQALLVVHPAEEPVSFDAMLHPSTLQYSVTRARAKL, from the coding sequence ATGAAGCGATTCGAACCCAGTTTCTTCGACAAGCTGTTCGACGACGAACCGCATCTGCCGGCACCCGCCGCGATGCGGCAATTGTCGCTGGAAGAACTGAAGTCGAATGTCGCGCGCGATGTCGAAGCGATCCTCAATACACGTATCGCGCTGACGGAAGCCGACCTCGCGGCATTGCCCGAGTGCCAGCGCTCGGTGCTCACGTATGGGTTGAACGATTTTTCCGGTTTGAGCCTGGCAAGCCACTACGACCGCATGTTCATCTGCAAGTCGATCCAGCAGGCGATCGGGCGGCACGAGCCGCGCCTGCAACAGGTCGCCGTGACGCTCGAATTGAACGAGCAGTCGACCAATGCGCTGTACTTTGCGATCCAGGCGTTGCTGGTCGTGCATCCGGCAGAAGAGCCGGTGAGTTTCGACGCGATGCTGCATCCGTCGACCTTGCAATACTCGGTGACGCGCGCACGCGCGAAGCTGTGA
- a CDS encoding Hcp family type VI secretion system effector translates to MKDIYLKFGNPAIKGESADKDHQGWIEIDSWTHAITQPRSATASTAGGHTSERCEHADMAFTKDIDVVSPLLYQHASGGTTFDEVTIDFMRSDGEGNRIKYLEVKLKYVIISSITPSVVGEGLPTEAFSLKYAAVQWKYTQQKIGGNQGGNAQGAWSLTKNDKTYAV, encoded by the coding sequence ATGAAGGACATCTACTTAAAATTCGGCAATCCTGCAATCAAGGGTGAATCTGCCGACAAGGACCATCAGGGCTGGATCGAAATCGATTCGTGGACGCATGCGATCACGCAACCGCGTTCGGCGACGGCATCGACGGCGGGCGGTCATACGTCGGAGCGCTGCGAGCATGCCGACATGGCGTTCACGAAAGACATCGACGTCGTCAGCCCGCTGCTTTATCAGCACGCGTCGGGCGGCACGACCTTCGACGAAGTGACGATCGACTTCATGCGTTCGGACGGCGAAGGCAATCGCATCAAGTATCTCGAAGTGAAACTGAAGTACGTGATCATTTCGAGCATCACACCGAGCGTAGTCGGCGAAGGTTTGCCCACGGAAGCGTTCTCGCTGAAGTACGCTGCCGTGCAGTGGAAGTACACGCAACAGAAGATCGGCGGCAATCAGGGCGGCAATGCACAAGGCGCATGGAGCCTGACGAAGAACGACAAGACGTACGCGGTTTGA